In a single window of the Sediminicoccus sp. KRV36 genome:
- a CDS encoding cytochrome C-552: MRRLILLGVCLAGAALAQAPANPDAPGGEDPSVLPAGNGQEEVFYTCTACHSSAIIRRSGFRRDQWDGLMDWMTEKHGMNPLEGAERTLIVDYLAQHFGARSAPARGRNPFLN; encoded by the coding sequence ATGCGGCGCCTCATTCTGCTCGGCGTGTGCCTGGCCGGGGCCGCCCTGGCCCAGGCGCCCGCCAACCCCGACGCCCCGGGCGGCGAGGACCCCTCGGTCCTGCCGGCCGGAAATGGCCAGGAGGAGGTGTTCTACACCTGCACGGCCTGCCACAGCAGCGCGATCATCCGGCGCAGCGGCTTTCGCCGGGACCAATGGGACGGGCTGATGGACTGGATGACGGAAAAGCACGGGATGAACCCGCTGGAGGGCGCCGAGCGCACCCTGATCGTGGACTACCTGGCGCAGCATTTCGGCGCCCGCTCCGCCCCGGCGCGGGGGCGAAATCCCTTCCTCAACTGA
- a CDS encoding sulfite oxidase produces MAKKIERSVQELYRNDPERADALVWGRRGALKAAALASMGAAVGGAIPFASHMPGGLLPALFSRPAAAQTAPAVFRMDGKAELILLGDRPLVGETPEHMLDEPVTSFRHFFVRNNGQIPEPLTTDPNAWRLTIDGEVNTPLSLTVGELRTRFPNVTRQLQMECGGNGRSFFTPQTRGNQWGNGAISNGEWTGVRLRDVLTAAGLKPSAVFTAHFGADPHLSGATDRQAISRGMPLAKAMDEDTIIAFALNGAPIPHIHGAPLRMVTPGWPGSLSQKWLTRIWLRDKPHDGAGMGGTSYRVPVRPIVPGSNNNGADFTDMHSMPVRSILSSHAHGSRLPAGTRSLDLRGAAWAGDLTVRAVDVSVDFGASWTAMQVAAPANRHAWQRWQGRVTLPSDGYFEIWYRATDSQGLMQPLAAANWNPQGYSANPISRAAVLVG; encoded by the coding sequence ATGGCCAAGAAGATCGAACGATCGGTCCAGGAACTCTACCGCAATGACCCCGAGAGGGCCGATGCCCTGGTCTGGGGCCGACGCGGGGCACTCAAGGCTGCCGCGCTGGCCTCGATGGGTGCTGCGGTGGGCGGTGCCATCCCCTTCGCCAGCCATATGCCGGGCGGCCTGCTCCCGGCGCTGTTCAGCCGGCCGGCCGCGGCCCAGACAGCGCCCGCCGTGTTCCGCATGGATGGCAAGGCCGAACTCATCTTGCTGGGCGACCGCCCGCTGGTCGGCGAAACACCCGAACATATGCTCGATGAGCCGGTCACCAGCTTCCGGCATTTCTTCGTCCGCAATAATGGCCAAATCCCCGAGCCGCTGACCACCGACCCCAATGCCTGGCGCCTGACGATTGATGGCGAGGTGAACACGCCGCTCTCACTCACGGTTGGCGAGTTGCGGACGCGCTTCCCCAACGTGACCCGCCAGTTGCAGATGGAATGCGGCGGCAATGGCCGCAGCTTCTTCACCCCGCAAACGCGCGGCAACCAATGGGGCAATGGCGCGATCAGCAATGGCGAATGGACCGGCGTGCGCCTGCGCGACGTGCTGACGGCAGCCGGGCTGAAGCCCTCGGCCGTCTTCACCGCGCATTTCGGGGCGGACCCGCATCTCTCGGGCGCAACCGACCGCCAGGCGATCAGCCGCGGCATGCCGCTGGCCAAGGCGATGGATGAGGATACGATCATCGCCTTCGCGCTGAATGGCGCGCCCATCCCGCATATCCATGGCGCGCCGCTGCGGATGGTGACGCCGGGCTGGCCGGGCAGCCTCAGCCAGAAATGGCTCACCCGCATCTGGCTGCGCGACAAGCCGCATGACGGCGCCGGCATGGGCGGCACCAGCTATCGCGTGCCGGTGCGGCCCATCGTTCCGGGCAGCAACAACAACGGTGCGGATTTCACGGACATGCACAGCATGCCGGTGCGCTCCATCCTCTCCTCGCATGCGCATGGCTCACGGCTGCCGGCCGGCACGCGCAGCCTGGACCTGCGCGGCGCCGCCTGGGCCGGGGATCTGACGGTGCGCGCTGTGGATGTCAGCGTGGATTTCGGCGCGAGCTGGACGGCCATGCAGGTGGCAGCGCCCGCCAATCGCCATGCCTGGCAACGCTGGCAGGGCCGCGTGACTTTGCCATCCGACGGGTATTTCGAAATCTGGTACCGCGCGACGGACAGCCAGGGCCTGATGCAGCCACTGGCTGCGGCCAACTGGAACCCGCAGGGCTATTCGGCCAATCCCATCAGCCGCGCCGCGGTGCTGGTCGGCTGA
- a CDS encoding NAD(P)H-hydrate dehydratase, whose amino-acid sequence MRPATAIPPELLTPTEMAQADRLAGAGPALMEAAGRAVALAILSRFRPARVLVLAGPGHNGGDGYVIARRLERAGWDVAVAALAPPRGDALVAAAAWRGPMRDFSVAEVRRAGLIVDAVFGAGLARPVVGLVAEVLAAARAPIIAVDIPSGVCGATGALRGFAAQAALTVTFFRRKPGHLLLPGRDLCGDLLLADIGLPAAVLDSIRPRAFANGPALWSLPRPDATTHKHSRGHVTVLSGAGMSGAALLAARAARRAGAGLVTLACADAASAASHRLAEPGALVLEVRGMGALLGQILADVRRAVVLLGPGLPPDATTRGALAALLGAGRRVVADAGALTACAGRPELLRGAAILTPHAGEFARGFGAPGEDRLTAVRAAAAQTGAVVLLKGSDSIIAAPDGRVAINHNAPPWLATGGTGDVLAGLAAALLAQGLPAYEAACAAAWLQGEAARRIGPGLLAEDLPMALPQAFVAAGGAPEA is encoded by the coding sequence ATGAGACCAGCCACGGCAATCCCCCCGGAGCTTCTGACGCCCACCGAGATGGCGCAGGCTGATCGTCTGGCCGGCGCCGGACCGGCGCTGATGGAGGCCGCCGGGCGGGCCGTGGCGCTGGCCATTCTATCACGGTTTCGCCCCGCTCGGGTGCTGGTGCTGGCCGGGCCGGGGCATAATGGCGGCGATGGCTATGTGATCGCCCGGCGGCTGGAGCGCGCGGGCTGGGATGTGGCGGTCGCTGCCCTGGCTCCGCCCCGTGGCGATGCGCTGGTGGCAGCCGCCGCTTGGCGAGGGCCGATGCGGGATTTCTCCGTGGCCGAGGTGCGGCGCGCCGGCCTCATCGTGGATGCGGTGTTCGGTGCCGGGCTGGCGCGGCCGGTGGTTGGCCTGGTGGCCGAGGTTCTGGCGGCGGCAAGGGCGCCTATCATTGCCGTGGATATCCCCTCCGGTGTCTGCGGCGCCACCGGCGCGCTGCGCGGCTTTGCGGCCCAGGCGGCCCTGACGGTCACGTTTTTCCGCCGCAAGCCGGGCCATCTGCTGCTGCCGGGGCGTGATCTCTGTGGCGACTTGCTCCTCGCCGATATCGGCCTGCCGGCGGCCGTCCTGGACAGCATCCGCCCGCGGGCCTTCGCCAATGGGCCGGCACTCTGGTCCCTGCCGCGCCCGGATGCGACGACCCACAAGCACAGTCGCGGCCATGTCACCGTTCTCTCTGGCGCGGGAATGAGCGGCGCTGCCCTGCTCGCCGCGCGGGCGGCGCGGCGGGCGGGGGCCGGGCTGGTGACGCTCGCCTGCGCCGATGCGGCCAGCGCCGCATCGCACCGCCTGGCGGAGCCTGGCGCCCTGGTGCTGGAGGTGCGGGGCATGGGCGCGCTGCTCGGCCAGATCCTGGCGGATGTGCGGCGCGCGGTGGTCCTGCTGGGCCCTGGCCTGCCGCCCGATGCGACGACGCGCGGTGCCTTGGCGGCGTTGCTCGGGGCGGGCCGGCGCGTGGTGGCCGATGCGGGGGCGCTGACCGCCTGCGCGGGCCGGCCCGAATTGCTGCGCGGCGCTGCCATCCTGACGCCGCATGCGGGCGAATTCGCGCGCGGCTTCGGCGCCCCCGGGGAGGATCGCCTGACTGCCGTGCGTGCAGCCGCGGCGCAGACCGGCGCCGTCGTGCTGCTGAAGGGCTCGGACAGTATCATCGCCGCCCCGGATGGGCGTGTGGCGATCAATCACAATGCCCCGCCCTGGCTCGCGACGGGGGGGACGGGCGATGTACTGGCGGGGTTGGCGGCGGCGCTGCTGGCCCAGGGCCTGCCCGCCTATGAAGCGGCCTGCGCTGCCGCCTGGCTGCAGGGCGAGGCGGCGCGGCGCATCGGCCCGGGGCTGCTCGCCGAGGACTTGCCCATGGCGCTGCCGCAGGCGTTCGTGGCGGCCGGCGGCGCTCCCGAAGCCTGA
- a CDS encoding malonyl-CoA decarboxylase: MPDTVLSPPDSLVDRALRRVTGLWRDMADRVGGRDEVEDVAAQMQACLAARGGEVSARARAAKLAAAYRGFSEVERVLFLRILAGFDADPKAVERAIGEWTKASDGPGKAAAKVRLRRALESPRIRLLTQFTAIPDGMKLLVDLRADVLRAAETDPLLEALEADLKTLLTSWFDLGFLELRRIDWNSPAALLEKLIRYEAVHRIESWDDLKNRLDSDRRCYAFFHPRMPEEPLIFVEIALMKGLAGSVQALLDPKAEVMDPNLADTAIFYSINNCQRGLDGIAFGNFLIKRVVEVLGQEFRGLKQFATLSPVPGFCRWLSARDDAGDPGLLLPDEVTAIRTAAGAPAETSPGAALHLLLVRKEWSPAVTKVLEPVLVRLCARFVALETGRNPKRAADPVAHFHLSNGARVERINWRADTSVKGMRESAGLMVNYLYDPEYIEDNHEAYAGEGKRAMASAVRKLVKG; this comes from the coding sequence ATGCCCGATACGGTTTTGTCGCCGCCCGACTCCCTGGTGGACCGCGCGCTCCGCCGCGTTACCGGCCTCTGGCGTGACATGGCCGACCGGGTGGGCGGGCGCGACGAGGTCGAGGATGTGGCCGCCCAGATGCAGGCCTGCCTTGCGGCGCGTGGTGGCGAGGTCTCGGCCCGCGCGCGTGCCGCGAAGCTTGCCGCCGCCTATCGCGGCTTCTCCGAGGTGGAGCGCGTGCTGTTCCTGCGCATCCTGGCCGGCTTCGATGCCGACCCCAAGGCCGTCGAGCGCGCGATTGGGGAATGGACCAAAGCCAGTGACGGGCCGGGCAAGGCTGCCGCCAAGGTGCGGCTGCGCCGGGCGCTTGAAAGTCCCCGCATCCGGCTGCTGACGCAGTTCACCGCCATCCCCGACGGCATGAAGCTCCTGGTGGATTTGCGCGCCGATGTGCTGCGCGCCGCCGAGACCGATCCGTTGCTGGAAGCCCTGGAGGCTGATCTCAAGACGCTGCTCACCTCCTGGTTTGACCTCGGCTTCCTGGAGTTGCGCCGGATTGACTGGAACAGCCCGGCGGCCCTGCTGGAAAAGCTGATCCGCTACGAGGCGGTGCACCGGATCGAAAGCTGGGACGACCTCAAGAACCGTCTGGATTCGGACCGCCGCTGCTACGCCTTTTTTCACCCGCGCATGCCCGAGGAGCCGCTGATCTTCGTCGAGATCGCGCTGATGAAGGGTCTGGCCGGCTCGGTGCAGGCGCTGCTCGACCCCAAGGCCGAGGTGATGGACCCGAATCTGGCGGATACCGCCATTTTCTATTCCATCAACAACTGCCAGCGCGGGCTGGATGGCATTGCGTTCGGCAATTTCCTCATCAAGCGCGTGGTCGAGGTGCTGGGCCAGGAATTCCGTGGCCTGAAGCAATTCGCCACACTTTCGCCCGTGCCGGGCTTCTGCCGCTGGCTTTCCGCGCGTGATGATGCCGGTGATCCAGGCCTCCTGCTGCCCGATGAAGTGACCGCCATCCGCACCGCGGCCGGCGCGCCGGCCGAGACCTCGCCCGGCGCTGCGCTGCATCTGCTGTTGGTCCGCAAGGAATGGTCGCCCGCGGTGACGAAGGTGCTGGAGCCTGTGCTGGTGCGCCTCTGCGCCCGTTTCGTCGCGCTGGAGACCGGCCGCAACCCGAAGCGGGCGGCTGACCCCGTGGCGCATTTCCATCTTTCAAACGGCGCCCGGGTGGAGCGGATCAACTGGCGCGCGGATACATCGGTCAAGGGCATGCGGGAAAGTGCGGGCCTGATGGTGAACTACCTCTACGATCCGGAATATATTGAAGATAACCACGAGGCCTATGCGGGTGAGGGCAAGCGCGCCATGGCCAGCGCCGTGCGCAAGCTGGTGAAGGGGTAG